Proteins encoded in a region of the Mucilaginibacter sabulilitoris genome:
- a CDS encoding error-prone DNA polymerase — MTNYAELQITSNFSFLRGGSHPHELVEHAEALGYSAIAITDRNSLAGIVRAHMAAKQLKIRFIPACRLDLVDGTSLLAYPTDIEAYGRLSALLTRGNLRTEKGKCELYKADVYEHQEGILFIAIPPDKLDSRFELDAGFLNDLYEYQQYFGRSLYLAAFFNYQGQDAKRLFRLAETKVPLVATGDVHYHHAARRELQDILTCIREKCTIHTAGFKLYPNAERFLKPLDEVGRLFKGYPQALENAAYIADTCTFSLDELKYLTPREQLIGGLTFHQRLTKLSWEGAKARFGDPIPEKHQKQIKLELAFIEKRKLGWYFLRVYRYTQQAEDLGILHQGRGSAANSIVCYCLGITAVNPDKSRLLFSRFMSDARDEWPDIDVDFEHERREEIIQFIYDDYGRDRAAIVATVTQERHKGAIRDVGKAMGLSEDTIKRIGATIWDFHEEGFDEKRLRDQGLNPKDPMILKVLQLTCELMGFPRQLGQHTGGFVITEGQLTNLCPVMNARMENRTQVEWNKDDLEDLQILKVDVLGLGMLTMIRKAFDLMLRHHDRKLTLATVPQDDPLVYDMICRADTIGVFQIESRAQMSMLPRLKPREFYDLVIEVAIVRPGPIQGDMVHPYLRRRNEEELPEYPQPELEEILKRTLGVPLFQEQAMEIAIVAAGFTPAEADQLRRSMASFKANGQLHMYEKKMVEGMVARGYEEDFARRIFKQLQGFEGYGFPESHAASFALLVYISSWLKYHYPDVFCAALLNSQPMGFYQPAQIVRDAQEHDVKVLPVDVNYSEWDNTLEPNGEKLHAVRLGFRQVKGLKEDDMAVLVAMREGGYRHIDQLRAAGITEAALEKLADADAFRSLGADRRMALWEVSALADRPIGLFDGQLSESVLETAMDLPEMTRGEHVVQDYISTGLSLKDHPVGLLRSKLTQLRNIRTIDLLNKKDGDKVCIAGLITVRQRPGTAKGVLFMTLEDETGAANLVVWQKFFDKYRKEIMQSRLLMVAGKLQVANGVTHLVVHRCFNLTALLRGLTETDLSQPTRGDETTKPINYDGRSTEPAVSTEGAFHKGRNFH, encoded by the coding sequence GATTTATTCCGGCTTGCAGGCTTGACCTTGTAGATGGCACAAGCTTACTGGCCTACCCTACTGATATTGAGGCTTACGGACGTTTATCGGCCTTATTAACGAGGGGTAACCTGCGAACAGAAAAAGGCAAATGTGAGTTATACAAGGCAGATGTCTATGAACACCAGGAAGGCATACTCTTTATAGCAATACCGCCCGATAAGCTGGACAGTCGCTTTGAACTGGATGCCGGCTTTTTGAACGATCTGTATGAATACCAGCAGTATTTTGGGCGCTCACTTTACTTAGCCGCTTTTTTTAATTACCAGGGACAGGATGCCAAGCGCTTGTTTCGGCTGGCAGAAACCAAAGTACCCTTAGTAGCAACAGGAGATGTACATTACCATCATGCTGCCCGCCGCGAACTGCAGGATATACTGACCTGTATTCGCGAAAAATGCACTATCCATACGGCAGGTTTTAAATTGTATCCTAATGCCGAGCGGTTTCTAAAACCATTAGATGAGGTAGGGCGACTATTCAAGGGATATCCCCAAGCCCTGGAAAATGCAGCCTATATTGCTGATACCTGTACATTTTCTTTAGATGAATTAAAATATCTTACACCCAGGGAACAACTTATAGGCGGGCTCACCTTCCATCAGCGACTTACCAAATTAAGCTGGGAAGGTGCAAAAGCACGTTTTGGCGACCCAATTCCGGAGAAACACCAAAAGCAAATAAAACTTGAACTGGCCTTTATCGAAAAACGCAAGCTGGGGTGGTATTTTTTACGGGTTTACCGTTATACGCAACAGGCAGAAGATCTGGGAATTTTACACCAGGGTCGCGGTTCAGCAGCAAATTCTATAGTTTGTTATTGCCTGGGGATTACAGCGGTGAACCCGGATAAGTCGCGTTTGCTGTTTTCTCGCTTTATGTCTGATGCGCGTGATGAATGGCCGGATATTGATGTGGATTTTGAACACGAACGTCGTGAAGAGATTATCCAATTCATTTATGATGATTACGGGCGCGACCGGGCGGCTATAGTGGCCACGGTAACCCAGGAGCGCCATAAAGGTGCTATTCGCGATGTGGGCAAAGCTATGGGGCTGTCGGAAGATACGATCAAAAGAATAGGCGCCACAATCTGGGATTTTCACGAAGAGGGTTTTGATGAAAAACGGCTGCGGGATCAGGGGCTGAATCCCAAAGACCCGATGATACTAAAAGTATTACAATTAACCTGCGAACTGATGGGCTTCCCACGGCAATTGGGCCAGCATACGGGCGGCTTTGTAATTACCGAGGGGCAATTGACCAACCTTTGCCCGGTAATGAACGCCCGGATGGAAAACCGCACGCAGGTAGAATGGAACAAGGATGACCTGGAAGATCTGCAAATTCTGAAAGTAGATGTGCTTGGATTAGGAATGCTGACGATGATCCGCAAAGCTTTTGACCTCATGCTGCGGCACCATGACCGCAAATTAACACTGGCTACTGTACCGCAGGATGATCCTTTGGTGTATGATATGATCTGCAGGGCAGACACAATAGGGGTTTTCCAAATAGAGAGCCGGGCACAGATGTCTATGCTGCCGCGTTTAAAGCCGCGTGAGTTTTATGACCTGGTAATTGAAGTAGCCATAGTACGGCCGGGGCCTATTCAGGGCGATATGGTGCATCCTTATTTGCGCCGTCGGAACGAAGAAGAATTACCAGAATATCCGCAACCAGAGCTGGAAGAAATACTAAAACGTACCCTTGGTGTTCCGCTATTCCAGGAGCAAGCGATGGAAATAGCCATCGTAGCAGCCGGATTTACTCCGGCAGAGGCTGATCAATTACGGCGTAGTATGGCTTCATTCAAAGCGAACGGTCAGTTACATATGTATGAAAAAAAAATGGTCGAGGGCATGGTGGCGCGTGGTTATGAAGAAGATTTTGCGCGGCGGATATTCAAACAATTACAGGGTTTTGAGGGCTATGGTTTCCCCGAGAGTCATGCTGCTTCGTTTGCCTTACTGGTGTATATATCCTCCTGGCTCAAATACCACTATCCGGATGTGTTTTGTGCAGCGCTTTTAAATAGCCAGCCGATGGGTTTTTACCAACCCGCACAAATTGTGCGCGATGCGCAGGAACATGATGTAAAGGTGTTACCGGTTGATGTAAATTATTCAGAATGGGATAATACGCTGGAACCAAACGGCGAAAAACTTCACGCAGTGCGGCTGGGTTTTCGACAAGTTAAGGGTTTGAAGGAAGATGACATGGCAGTGCTGGTGGCAATGCGGGAAGGTGGTTACCGGCATATCGACCAGTTGCGGGCAGCTGGTATAACGGAGGCGGCGCTGGAAAAGCTTGCAGATGCGGATGCATTCCGTTCCTTAGGTGCCGACCGGCGGATGGCCTTATGGGAGGTTTCCGCACTGGCTGACCGGCCCATTGGATTATTTGACGGCCAACTGTCTGAAAGTGTTCTGGAAACAGCGATGGATTTGCCGGAGATGACCCGCGGCGAGCATGTGGTACAGGATTATATTTCTACCGGGCTTTCGCTGAAAGATCATCCTGTCGGCCTACTACGCTCCAAACTTACGCAGTTGCGTAACATACGGACGATTGATCTTTTGAACAAAAAAGATGGCGACAAAGTGTGTATTGCCGGTTTAATTACCGTGCGGCAACGCCCCGGAACAGCCAAAGGAGTACTCTTTATGACGCTGGAAGACGAAACAGGTGCGGCGAACCTGGTGGTATGGCAAAAGTTTTTTGATAAGTACCGGAAGGAAATTATGCAATCGCGCCTGCTGATGGTAGCGGGCAAATTGCAGGTGGCTAATGGGGTAACGCATCTCGTAGTACATCGTTGTTTTAACCTGACGGCATTGTTGCGTGGTTTGACCGAAACTGATCTCTCGCAACCGACACGCGGTGATGAAACCACTAAACCGATTAATTATGATGGGCGGTCAACGGAGCCGGCTGTTTCTACAGAAGGTGCTTTTCATAAAGGAAGGAATTTCCATTGA